From Canis lupus familiaris isolate Mischka breed German Shepherd chromosome 23, alternate assembly UU_Cfam_GSD_1.0, whole genome shotgun sequence:
AGCAAGAGACCTAGGGTTCTGGAAAGGCTGGGCCTTGCCCAGGAATTCCATCCCAATGTGTGCTGAGGAGCAAGGCCACAGAGGGACAGTGGACAGAAGCAGGAAGTCCCCAGTAGGGGACAGTAGGCATCCAGGGAGGGTCAGGAGGGACATTACTTTGGCCTCTCTAGGAGATTTGAGACTCAGTACTTCACGTCTTGTGCTCCTGAGGGAGGATGAGGTCAGGAGTCCAGGAACCAAAGACTTGGGTCCTCCCTGGCATGATGATCCTATCGGAGAGGCACAGAATGACACTGGCACCCTGGTTGGCCCCCTCACAGGACCTGACATGACAGCTTTACAGGCTTGGAGAGCTGCTGCTGGACTAACTCTCCGGCCCCGCCCAGTGGAAGGCAGGAATCTGCCAGGAGCTAGGAACAGAGCTGTGACTGGTAGGCCACAAGCAGGGCATCCCACCCCAACTGCAGAGGCTCGTCGGTGGCCTGGCTCTGTTGGGGAGCTGCAAGGATCTGTCTGGTGTGATGCGGAGAGCCCTGGGATGTTGACCAGCTTGAGGACCAGTGGGCAGGTTCCCCCATGGTTCACAGAGCACGATGTGCAAATGTTCCAGCTGTTGGCCAAGGGAGAGGTGGTGGGCAAAGCCAGGATTCCTGGCCATGGGCAGGTGCTGCAGGTTGCCTTCTCCAATGAGGGTGTTCTTCAGAACATGTCTTCTGGGCTCAGCCATCTCTGCTCCCAGGGGCTCTGTGGCCTGATCAAGAGGCCTGGGGACCTGCATGAGGTCCTGTCCTTCCATGTGGACCGAGTGCTGGGGCTGCGCCGGAGCCTGCCTGCTGTGGCCCGAAAGTTCCACAGTTCCCTGCTGCCCTACCGCTACACAGATGGTAGCACAAGGCCTGTCATCTGGTGGGCGCCTGATGTGCAGCACCTGGGGGACCCAGAAGAGGACCAGAACTCTCTGTCCTTGGGCTGGCTGCAGTACCAGGCCTTGTTGGCACGTGGCTGCAGCTGGCCAAGCCAGGCCTCCTGCCTGGGCATCCACTACACTGAGTGGGCACGCCT
This genomic window contains:
- the GASK1A gene encoding Golgi-associated kinase 1A isoform X2, giving the protein MASWLWRKLRGKRRLVIAFCLLMTLSVVTVTRFPPQHPATGPDSGPMELQEVMEAPGPHNRQALSSSWRQQARDLGFWKGWALPRNSIPMCAEEQGHRGTVDRSRKSPVGDSRHPGRVRRDITLASLGDLRLSTSRLVLLREDEVRSPGTKDLGPPWHDDPIGEAQNDTGTLVGPLTGPDMTALQAWRAAAGLTLRPRPVEGRNLPGARNRAVTGRPQAGHPTPTAEARRWPGSVGELQGSVWCDAESPGMLTSLRTSGQVPPWFTEHDVQMFQLLAKGEVVGKARIPGHGQVLQVAFSNEGVLQNMSSGLSHLCSQGLCGLIKRPGDLHEVLSFHVDRVLGLRRSLPAVARKFHSSLLPYRYTDGSTRPVIWWAPDVQHLGDPEEDQNSLSLGWLQYQALLARGCSWPSQASCLGIHYTEWARLALFDFLLQVHDRLDRYCCGFEPEPSDPCVEERLREKCRNPGELRLVHILVRSSDPSHLVYIDNAGNLQHPEDKLNFRLLEGLNGFPESVVQVLASGCLHNMLLKSLRMDPVFWESQGGRQGLKQALQTLERRGQVLLEHIRKHNLTLFKDEAS
- the GASK1A gene encoding Golgi-associated kinase 1A isoform X5 codes for the protein MTLSVVTVTRFPPQHPATGPDSGPMELQEVMEAPGPHNRQALSSSWRQQARDLGFWKGWALPRNSIPMCAEEQGHRGTVDRSRKSPVGDSRHPGRVRRDITLASLGDLRLSTSRLVLLREDEVRSPGTKDLGPPWHDDPIGEAQNDTGTLVGPLTGPDMTALQAWRAAAGLTLRPRPVEGRNLPGARNRAVTGRPQAGHPTPTAEARRWPGSVGELQGSVWCDAESPGMLTSLRTSGQVPPWFTEHDVQMFQLLAKGEVVGKARIPGHGQVLQVAFSNEGVLQNMSSGLSHLCSQGLCGLIKRPGDLHEVLSFHVDRVLGLRRSLPAVARKFHSSLLPYRYTDGSTRPVIWWAPDVQHLGDPEEDQNSLSLGWLQYQALLARGCSWPSQASCLGIHYTEWARLALFDFLLQVHDRLDRYCCGFEPEPSDPCVEERLREKCRNPGELRLVHILVRSSDPSHLVYIDNAGNLQHPEDKLNFRLLEGLNGFPESVVQVLASGCLHNMLLKSLRMDPVFWESQGGRQGLKQALQTLERRGQVLLEHIRKHNLTLFKDEAS